Proteins encoded within one genomic window of Eurosta solidaginis isolate ZX-2024a chromosome 1, ASM4086904v1, whole genome shotgun sequence:
- the LOC137236602 gene encoding uncharacterized protein, with the protein MAQHKVMRDSKVLIERTHKIVCRISGETENGTHTELSGVIPLISPDSVYDTEKKLDSDDYQESMKSYIFMLKGASSDIIGVMRKLFSDNFLFYFNWDGIHGKRSLSKLKLVNSVLFGTII; encoded by the exons ATGGCTCAACATAAAGTCATGCGTGACTCAAAAGTTTTGATTGAGAGAACGCACAAAATAGTATGCCGTATCAGCGGAGAAACGGAAAATGGTACTCACACCGAGCTCTCCGGCGTTATACCACTAATATCGCCGGATTCGGTTTATGACACTGAGAAAAAGTTGGACTCAGATGATTATcaagaatcaatg AAATCATATATCTTTATGCTGAAAGGTGCGTCTTCAGACATTATTGGAGTAATGAGAAAACTTTTCTCTGACAACTTTCTTTTCTATTTTAACTGGGACGGAATACATGGCAAACGATCTTTATCTAAACTGAAACTCGTGAACAGCGTACTTTTTGGCActataatttaa